The window GGAATGAATATCCCGGGGTCAtgattataacatatttttaataggTCCGGCCCTTTTACCTGCCCAGTGGGTTAAAAAGCGCTGgacttgttaaaaaaaattgtcctggatattcatccaacagcCCAAAAACTGTATGTTACTCAATAGGTTCCTTGGCAATATAGCCAGGGACCAGGACCCTTATGTTTATTCTAGTTATCTAACCCATTCATCTGTTTATAATTAGCTTCTACAAACCTTTTTATGTTAGCATGGCctaaatgagtaaagttaattTACGCttaatctgtaatttatttgctTTTGTATTCTATGATCATTGGTATTTTATATGCAGTCCATTTCGAAGAATATGTACACACACTTCTTTGTAAATGCATGCGTCTGCTTTGTTGCAAGAAAGAGACTACTATCTTGTTTGTGATTGAGATACACTGTTAATTTAGGTGCACAATTCCCAGTGACAAAATCTTAAATGATGTCACCAATCGGCCAGAAGTTAAGATCTGCCCTGATGGATTAGTCTTTGAAGGAAGGGTAACTCAATCAAGAGGATTAACTCACACATGTGAGGTACTATCTGCCCCAATGATTAAGGTTGTTTTGGCCAAGTTTAAAGGCTTAACAGATGCGCTGCAAGAGGGATGCTCAATTGTCGTTGAGAGCTCTGTTAAATTGATTAAGCATGAGAGTAAGGAGGAAGATGAGTCAGGTAAATGTGTACTAGTAAAAGTTTCGGGTAAGGAACATCATTACTCAGCTGCGGTGTTCGCTAAGCATAACCACGAGAAGTATGTGCCACAGAATGAAGTAGGAGAAAGCTCTGGttgattttaattatgtttatcTTCTGAAAGACTCTTCTACATTAAATGCCTTAAATCCTTAAAGTTATTTTGTTCCTAATCTGAAACATTTGTTCTAGGTGTAAGACTGCTAAGATTGGTTGTACTCTggatcatatatttattaatctTATGTTATTGCTTTTGATGGAAAGACGCTATTTATTTGAGCCTATTTATTTGTGTTACAGCTCATTCAATCTAATTCCATAATAATCACACATTAGACTATGATGTCTTCTCAGTCTGTATATCTTCGTTGGAATTGTTATATGTATCAGACATCCTTGCTAATCGTCATTCTAGCGCTCTATGTGACTATGTCATGCTCGGACTGGCCAGCTCATAAAACGAGTAAATATGTGTTCAGTGTGCCGTCTCACTGCCCTTCCACCACAACACTCCTCCGTCCACACCACAACTTCCACCATCCTCTCACCTCCACACCCACTTCCCCACTTTAAAGAATAAGTATAGAAGTACACTTCTTTGTGTCTGTTTGCTTTGTTGCTAAAACAATTAAACTACTATTTTGTTTGTCACTGAGATATGCTATTGATTTAAGTGTGTAACTCCGAGTGTCGATTACCCACTAGTCTTAGAAGGAGGTTAAAGCAGTCACTAGCATCCTATCTCAAGGCTGGAATAGTAATTTTTATGCTGAATTTGTGTAGTCTAGATTCTGTGAGGGCTTACGCCTTACAGGATGGGTTGCGTGAGGGACACTCATTTGTTGTCGTTTATGGGTCTTTTAAACTGATTAAGAACTGAATCACAAAGGAAGATGAGTTGGGTAAAAGTGTGGCAGTAAATATTTGGGTTTTGGAACGTCATCTCCAGCTGAGGTGTTCGCGTGAGCATGTGAAGTATATGCCAGAGGacgctgctgctgctgctgctgctgctggtggtggtggtggtggcggcattgatgaagaaaaagaaacaaatcagGAAGTTGCAAAAAACTGGGTTAAAGGGTAGTTAATTTCTGCACATCCTCTGTGAAACTCTTGGTATGTCAATCCTTCAAGTTATATTCTTCTTATTCTCTAAGTTTTGATCTCTGTGTAAGCTTATTTTTACAAACATGTCAAATGTGTTCCTCATGTACCCTAGGAGCTAGGACTGTCAAATTTTAATGGTTTAGTTTTATGTTCTTTTACTAATAGTTTAGAGTTGAGTGTTTTATTGATGCgtaaatattaaaatgaatatgAATGGGTCAGGCAGTAAATTGAAAGTCAAATATAGAGTTAATGACACCTTGTACCCCCTAACTTTGGCCCAAAAACAGTTTAGCACCTAGACTTTGAATTTTGACAGGTTGCAATCCATAGTTTACAATCTCCTGCAGTGTGTAACCTCTGCTCACTTTTCCGTTAAAAACCAGTGTTAACGTTAAGTGGCAGAGGGTAGCCTGGTAATTACATGCATGCATGGCAGAGTTTGCAGCTGATGCAAACTGAACATAGAAATACACATTCCAACTTCAGCAAAAATCACACACAAATACAGAACTAATGCAAATTGAACACATAACACAGAGccattaatttgaatatattagCCAATACAATACCAACATTTCAAGAAATCCCACATTCCAGACTACAAAACAAACTTCCAGGCAATATAAAAGCCAATGCAGAAATGTCAACAGTCGACAAAATGATATCTCTCAATTTCTGTTCCATTAGTACCTAAACATGGTACAATGTTACCAAAAATAGCTGACTTCAAAAAGATAGTAACGAAAAGTGGCATTTATCCATGTGCTCCCTCAAAGTGTTGTAGTTTACATCTGAGCCAACCTCCTTCTCTGCTTCAGTTTCAGTGATCTGGTTCTTCTTCTCTGCTGTAATTTCACCGATCTGCACCCTCTCTCTGCTGTAGTTTCATTGACCTGTACCCCTTTCTGTGTTAATTCAGGCCCTTCATCTTCTATTATTACTGGTGTTTCTGAAGTGTTCTTAAATAAGCCCTGCAATGAGAATATCAATGCATTTGTCATATGCAATTCATAGTAattgaacaagaacaaaactagaatgcaaaagaaaaaaaaaacttactcTTAGCATAGAATATCTGCCTTTTTTCCTTGTTCTGAATGGAGGGTTGGGGGGAGGAATCCTTCTCTTCTTTTTAGCCGGTTTCTTAACTACATCATCTGCCATTGGAGCTTTCTCTGCCTCAACCTCCACTCTCATATTCTCTATCCTTTCTATCCTTTCATCTTCAAAGAATTGAGTGAATGAAAAATCCATAAGCTCATTCGAAAGAGTAATCTTCTTAGTAGTGGCATAGAGCACCTGATGATGACTATAAGGTACCATATTCacaaaatcatccaaatcaGTCTGAGTTTCCACCGGCAATATACCATGTGGCAATCCAGTTCCGGGGATAAGATAGAACAGCTCTATCTCTTGGATTTTCAGTCCCAACTCACCCAACATTGCACCTAATTCTTCCAATGTCATGTCAACTACACAACACATGTCAAAATAGTCTATATTTCCACCAACATACTCCGTACTAGTCTCGTTCAACTCTCCACCGTGATATAGTTTTATCGAAAAATACAAGGAATCatctacatataaaaatataatattttaatcagtATTGAATTACAAATTGCTACAGCAACAAAGAATGATCATTAAACAACCCTTTTTTGGTCAAAAATCAACATTCACTAAGCAACTTCAGTACAACGAAAAAGGGGCAACAGTCTTAAATACACTTCATCTACCCTATTTCATAATCAATACATAACCAAAAAGGGACAACAAAAGGACCACACTCATAACCCTAGCAGATATCACATGCATGCAAATATTCATCAAATTGACTGTTACAACTACTAAAACGCAAAgagtaaaagaaagaagaagattgCCTGCATAATCCGGATGTTCTGAACCCTCGACTGCGCTCCGATCAGTCGAATCATCATCCGGATTTTTAGCTCGAAGTCGCCCTCTCATTTTCTTTTGCTTTTTCGAACTGATTACTTCTGATTAGGGTTTATCGCAAAATGGGGATTGAGATTTGAGATTGCTTCTGATTAGGGTTTATCGCAAATGGGGGGAAAATGAAACGGGGATGGGAGGGAAGAAGTGCGAGAGTAGCCAGTAGGGGTATACAGACGAGCAGGGGTTTTCTTTTCCAACATACTCCTTTTTTTTCCGTTAAAATGTAACgttaactctttttttttaacgGAAAATGTTAGCAGGGGTTACACATTGCAACGGATTGTAAACTATCGATTACAACCTGTCAAAGTTCAAAGTCTAGGTGCTAAACTGTTTTTGGGCCAAAGTTAGGGGGTACAAAGTGTCATTAACtctcaaatataaatacaaagcgGCTCCCTTCAGCTCGGTAAAACGAATAAGGATATATTTTtactataaaatttatatttatctgtTATTTTAATCCTtgtatttgaataaataaataaataaattttttaaaaataagtgacttatttcAACTTTCAAGACATAAATATCATTGTCATAAAATGAAagataatcttaaatttatatatgtcacttatcttttttattatattttcactttGAATTACTCCAAAATGTTGTAAGGAAAAGatttagaaattatatttttagaaattaaaagATATTCTTCaagattttttatataaataacttaaaaatcaTCTACaagaattaataaattataataacatCATCCCAGAATAACTCTTCGAATCGTATAAAAAGCAAAATCGTGTTTGTGAGAACGCAGAAGACAGCGTGCATAAAATTCTGTCTTAAAGTTTAATCACTTGTTAATCATAAATCTTAAAACCCCATTTGTAAATGGCGACTCGATCACTACCTCGTCTCCTCCGCGCCGCCGCCGCCTACCACCGCATCACCATCCCCCTCCTCCGTCCCCACCACACCCTCACACTCACCTCTCCGATCTCCTTCCTCCGCTCCCACCCGACCAATCTCCCCTCCCTCCACTTCTTCTCCACCGCCCGGCGCGTCCCTACACGCGCTCCCAAAGTCGACATCGCCGCTCGCGCTCGTCAGATGCAGACGCGCCGCCTCTGGACCTACGCGCTCACCTTCAGCTGCATAGCAGGATTCATAGTCATAGTCCTCAACCAATTCCAAGACCAATTAGTCTTTTACATCACACCAGAAGAAGCAATCAACAAGTACTCAGCCGATCCTTCGAAATCGAAGTTTCGACTCGGCGGACTGGTGCTCGAAGGGAGCGTTAATCAGCCTGCCTCATCCTCCGAAATGGAGTTTGTTATAACCGATTTACGGAAAGATATATTAGTCCGGTACCAAGGCTCGTTGCCTGATTTGTTTCGAGAAGGTCACTCCGTTGTTGTGGAAGGATTTGTTAAGCCGTTTACCGAGGAAATTAGGGAGTGTAAGGAGGCGAAGAGTGTTACGATGAAAGCTAGGGCGTGGGATTGTTATTTCTCAGCGACTGAGGTTTTGGCGAAGCACGATGAGAAGTATATGCCTGCGGAAGTTGCCAATGCGTTGGAGAGGAATAAGAAGATTATTGCAGAAGAGGCCAAGGCAGCTGAGGAAAAGGCAGCTGCCGTGACTGGGtagtttttttatgaattttgacTGATGTTATCGATTTTGAGGATCATAGATATATATTgctaattgattaattaatcattGTTGTGATGAGATATGGATTATAGTTATATTGTTTGCGGTTTGGCAATCATAGGGAATTTTTACGAATAAATGTCGAAAATTTTGGGGTTTCAGTTATATATGTTCATGCTGGATCAAATTCTTGATTGTAAGAAGTTTTATCTAGTTGGCTAATGCACGGCTTTGCAAAATTATTAATCTAAATGTCATAGTTTTTGGAGTTCATTTCTCTTGTTCTTTTACATTTGATTGCTTTTATATATACTCCAAGATTATTGATGGTTGATTCAACACCTATTTATTGATAAATTCATCTTTTTGAGTGAATATGATTCGTTTCGAGAACTGATTCCCATTTTGTTTGTAGTTATTAACTGAGCTTAGAGCCTTAAACTCTGATAATTTTGTTCAGATAACATACTCTTTTCATATGTTTCTTGTTTCATCCATTACTCTTCTCTATCTTTTTTGGTTTCATTGGTTAGCTTACTTGCTAATTGTTGTTTTTGACATCTATTTTAAACTTATACCAGTCTCCTTATAACAGCTGCTGATGTGTCCCCTGTTCAGTTAAAGTAGATTCTTTATCTTTGAATACAGTTGTCAAGTTTTACAAACTGGTTGCTCCCTACTGCCTTATTAAATTTAAGAAACAAATATATGTAGACATTGCGTTGTTTATAATTAGTGGCATTGTGTACCTTGTATAAATATGTTGTATCATATTGTCAGTGGAGTTTAGGCCAGGCAAGTAAGCAAGTCGTGAAGCATCTCTGATTAAATTAGCGTATGAAGTGTTAACAAGTTGAGTGTATGAACTTACTTTTACTTGGCATATTTAGCTTTGTTGTATTAAATGGTATATTCGTAATGTTACCTCATATTTGCAGTCAGATTTGAGGATGGCAGGAAAAATTAATGAATGTAAAAGTGAAAAATTAATGGTATATCTATATGAGATGATCTTTGCAACATCAGAAAGTTGACGTTATGAAGTTAAATCTTTATATCCAGCTTAATATGTTAAATGTTTTATTCTAAATATTGCTCTCAGAGTTTCCTATCAGAATTGCCATTGGTGGCTTAC of the Daucus carota subsp. sativus chromosome 4, DH1 v3.0, whole genome shotgun sequence genome contains:
- the LOC108217304 gene encoding cytochrome c-type biogenesis protein CcmE homolog, mitochondrial, which produces MATRSLPRLLRAAAAYHRITIPLLRPHHTLTLTSPISFLRSHPTNLPSLHFFSTARRVPTRAPKVDIAARARQMQTRRLWTYALTFSCIAGFIVIVLNQFQDQLVFYITPEEAINKYSADPSKSKFRLGGLVLEGSVNQPASSSEMEFVITDLRKDILVRYQGSLPDLFREGHSVVVEGFVKPFTEEIRECKEAKSVTMKARAWDCYFSATEVLAKHDEKYMPAEVANALERNKKIIAEEAKAAEEKAAAVTG